One window from the genome of Thermaerobacter marianensis DSM 12885 encodes:
- a CDS encoding M24 family metallopeptidase — MAADIGSGDGGKQGFGKVEGPGGGGGEPGAGRPHARGALRRGDVARAEVAARAQDAGPAAAKRATGHSPGDDGPAPQGPQVPQAARLAALQERMADAGIDLVVLTPGTSWFYLAGMNLLGSRLSLLLVPRRGEPAWVAPLLEAERVAEAPLARALGRSAGRVCTYADGEDPAPAVARAVALATAGLGGPPRVAAMEERVARLFEWRAASAALPGVAWQPAEPLLVALRARKDLAEVAAIRRAAELVETALGHAMAFVQPGYRESQIAREMEKALRELGTRSPFGIHVASGPRSAVPHAETEDRVLQPGDLVWIDVGAEVDGYAADITRTFLLPGGDPGEAARKAAIYRVCYLAQAAARAAARPGVRAGDVDAAARRVIEEAGYGPYFTHRTGHGLGLDVHEAPNIAPGDATLLEPGMVFTVEPGIYLPGLGGVRIEDDMLITEDGAVSLTRSRRWFAPGPEPVLVAGPAGSPRPAGPGPAWQPGGTGAGPGGTGEGGR; from the coding sequence GTGGCGGCGGACATCGGCAGCGGCGACGGCGGGAAGCAGGGATTCGGCAAGGTAGAGGGCCCTGGCGGCGGGGGCGGTGAACCGGGTGCCGGGCGGCCGCATGCGAGGGGCGCACTCCGCAGGGGGGACGTGGCAAGGGCGGAGGTTGCGGCAAGGGCTCAGGACGCCGGTCCGGCGGCGGCGAAGCGGGCCACGGGACACTCGCCCGGGGATGACGGGCCGGCGCCGCAGGGGCCCCAGGTTCCCCAGGCGGCACGACTCGCCGCCCTGCAGGAACGCATGGCCGACGCGGGCATCGACCTGGTGGTGCTCACGCCGGGGACCAGCTGGTTCTACCTGGCGGGGATGAACCTGCTGGGGAGTCGCCTGAGCCTGCTGCTGGTACCCCGGCGGGGGGAGCCGGCGTGGGTGGCGCCCTTGTTGGAGGCGGAGCGGGTGGCGGAGGCACCCCTGGCCCGGGCCCTGGGCCGGAGCGCCGGCCGGGTGTGCACCTACGCCGACGGGGAAGACCCGGCGCCCGCGGTGGCCCGGGCGGTGGCCCTGGCCACCGCGGGGCTCGGGGGACCGCCGCGGGTGGCCGCCATGGAGGAGCGGGTGGCGCGCCTCTTCGAATGGCGGGCCGCCAGCGCCGCCCTGCCCGGGGTGGCGTGGCAGCCCGCCGAGCCGCTGCTGGTGGCCCTGCGAGCCCGCAAGGACCTGGCGGAAGTGGCGGCCATCCGCCGGGCGGCGGAACTGGTCGAGACCGCCTTGGGCCACGCCATGGCCTTCGTCCAGCCCGGCTACCGGGAAAGTCAGATTGCCCGGGAAATGGAGAAGGCGCTCCGGGAACTGGGAACCCGCAGCCCCTTCGGCATCCACGTGGCATCGGGCCCGCGCTCGGCGGTACCCCATGCCGAGACCGAGGACCGGGTGCTGCAGCCGGGCGACCTGGTCTGGATCGACGTGGGGGCGGAGGTGGACGGCTACGCCGCCGACATCACCCGCACCTTCCTCCTGCCGGGGGGCGATCCGGGCGAGGCGGCCCGCAAGGCGGCGATCTACCGGGTTTGCTACCTGGCCCAGGCGGCGGCCCGCGCTGCGGCGCGGCCGGGGGTCCGGGCCGGCGACGTGGACGCGGCGGCCCGGCGGGTGATCGAGGAGGCGGGCTACGGCCCCTACTTCACCCACCGCACCGGCCACGGCCTGGGGCTGGACGTCCACGAGGCGCCCAACATCGCGCCGGGGGACGCCACCCTGCTGGAGCCGGGCATGGTGTTCACGGTGGAGCCCGGCATCTACCTGCCCGGTCTGGGCGGTGTGCGCATCGAAGACGACATGCTGATCACCGAAGATGGTGCCGTCAGCCTTACCCGCTCCCGGCGCTGGTTCGCTCCGGGGCCCGAGCCGGTCCTCGTGGCCGGTCCAGCCGGCTCGCCGCGGCCCGCCGGGCCGGGTCCGGCTTGGCAGCCCGGCGGCACCGGGGCGGGCCCCGGCGGCACGGGGGAGGGCGGCCGGTGA
- a CDS encoding CCA tRNA nucleotidyltransferase gives MGDGQATRQREEKLQRRQRERQQLEATRRTLSRLLAITRRCRTGEEFARALTALWAQETRFGGEPDPGAPAEPAAVPAGNLPAGTRPEGPAGGPGDEPAGREGADGTPPGEERDPRRGGPGGGAAAVRALAALPPGQRPAELARRFDRLVPAPVREVLTRLGEHGHAAYLVGGCVRDLLMARPPKDWDVATSARPEEVRRIFPRTIPTGIEHGTVTVRARGLSVEVTTFRQESGYSDFRHPDRVEFTRDLRADLERRDLTINAMALDAEGRLHDPLGGLADLEAGVVRAVGDPDERFREDALRLLRVVRFAARFGYRVEPRTEAALARCAPLIRHVSWERIREEMSGLLVSPRPAWGLELLRTSGLLEPIWPELLEGVGVAQNVHHAYTVWEHNLLACQYTPPVLRLRLAGLLHDVGKPRTVSVDARGQRHFYHHEVVGADMARQMLRRLKFDNDTVRHVAHLVRHHLALHHYPGMTDAAIRRLIQRIGFDYLEDLIILRVADRAASGTKRAPISRGAYRLLTRMEKILEQDAAFSLHDLAIDGHDVMAATGLGPGPAIGWILQKLLEDVLDEPGRNRRQWLMERAAELRAEAEARFGGGRRAGTPAGGA, from the coding sequence ATGGGCGACGGGCAGGCCACCCGCCAGCGGGAGGAAAAGCTGCAGCGGCGGCAGCGGGAGCGGCAGCAACTGGAGGCGACCCGGCGCACGTTGAGCCGCCTGCTGGCCATCACCCGCCGCTGCCGCACGGGGGAGGAGTTCGCCCGTGCCCTGACGGCCCTGTGGGCCCAGGAGACCCGTTTCGGAGGCGAGCCGGACCCGGGCGCCCCGGCCGAGCCGGCGGCTGTACCGGCGGGGAACTTGCCCGCAGGGACCCGGCCGGAGGGACCGGCGGGGGGCCCGGGGGACGAGCCGGCGGGACGGGAAGGGGCTGACGGCACGCCCCCCGGCGAGGAGCGGGATCCCCGCCGCGGCGGGCCCGGCGGTGGAGCCGCTGCCGTACGCGCCCTGGCCGCCCTGCCGCCGGGGCAGCGCCCCGCGGAGCTGGCGCGCCGGTTCGACCGGCTGGTGCCCGCCCCGGTGCGGGAGGTCCTGACCCGGCTGGGCGAGCACGGCCACGCCGCCTACCTGGTGGGCGGCTGCGTCCGGGACCTACTGATGGCGCGCCCGCCCAAGGACTGGGACGTGGCCACCTCTGCCCGGCCCGAAGAGGTGCGCCGGATCTTCCCCCGCACCATCCCCACGGGCATCGAGCACGGCACCGTCACCGTCCGCGCGCGGGGCCTGAGCGTGGAGGTGACCACCTTCCGCCAGGAGTCGGGGTACAGCGACTTCCGCCACCCCGACCGGGTGGAGTTCACCCGTGACCTGCGGGCCGATCTGGAGCGGCGCGACCTGACGATCAACGCCATGGCCCTGGATGCCGAGGGGCGGCTGCACGACCCCCTGGGCGGTCTGGCCGACCTGGAAGCGGGCGTGGTCCGGGCCGTAGGCGATCCCGACGAGCGCTTCCGCGAGGACGCCCTGCGGCTGCTGCGGGTGGTGCGCTTCGCCGCCCGCTTCGGGTACCGGGTGGAGCCGCGTACCGAGGCGGCCCTGGCCCGTTGCGCCCCCCTGATCCGCCACGTCTCCTGGGAGCGCATCCGCGAGGAGATGTCCGGCCTGCTGGTCAGCCCGCGGCCCGCCTGGGGGCTGGAGCTGCTGCGCACCAGCGGCCTGCTGGAGCCCATCTGGCCCGAGCTGCTGGAAGGCGTCGGCGTGGCCCAGAACGTCCACCACGCCTACACCGTGTGGGAACACAACCTGCTGGCATGCCAGTACACGCCGCCGGTGCTGCGCCTGCGCCTGGCGGGCCTCCTGCACGACGTGGGCAAGCCGCGCACCGTGTCCGTCGATGCCCGGGGCCAGCGCCACTTCTACCACCACGAGGTGGTGGGGGCCGACATGGCCCGGCAGATGCTGCGGCGGCTGAAGTTCGACAACGACACCGTGCGCCACGTGGCGCACCTGGTGCGCCACCACCTGGCGCTTCACCACTACCCGGGCATGACCGATGCCGCCATCCGGCGGCTGATCCAGCGCATCGGCTTCGACTACCTGGAAGACCTGATCATCCTGCGGGTGGCCGACCGCGCCGCCTCGGGCACCAAGCGGGCGCCCATCTCCCGCGGCGCCTACCGGCTGCTGACCCGCATGGAGAAGATCCTGGAGCAGGACGCCGCCTTCAGCCTGCACGACCTGGCCATCGACGGCCACGACGTCATGGCGGCCACGGGCCTGGGGCCGGGCCCCGCCATCGGCTGGATCCTCCAGAAGCTGCTGGAGGACGTGCTGGACGAACCCGGCCGCAACCGGCGCCAGTGGCTGATGGAGCGGGCGGCGGAACTGCGGGCGGAGGCGGAGGCCCGTTTCGGCGGGGGGCGCAGGGCTGGCACCCCGGCGGGCGGCGCCTGA
- the tilS gene encoding tRNA lysidine(34) synthetase TilS has protein sequence MDEPGNLEAEVEAFARQHRLLRPGHRVLVAVSGGRDSTVLLDLLHRLQERLGLAALGVAHVDHGLRPGSADDARWVAEQAAARGLPFLLRRVCVERGRRSLEDAARAARYRALREMAGEFGAHRVALAHHAGDQAETVLMRLVAGAGVRGLAGMRPRRGPFVRPLLAVTPARLAAYAAARGLTWRDDPTNRDLRILRNRVRHRLLPLLEAEFNLRTVETLARVATLLAAEADLLDRRTRRLEARLGTAVVPAVPVDGQAAGAGATTAGGGTVAAWACRVADLARLAVADQRRLLQAAFFRRAGRPLPWARCEAVRTLVRQAALGGTGGRVDLPGGWRARCDGAWLWLEPAEGAAGRPRRLRRQAPVGATRRGTSPAGATAPGEPGTCREEPAPLVLPVPGAVPLGCGLWLRARWLHGTAARQAAAALDEARTPSPVSPTRIPGRDDPRVGARFAFRALIGQRALDEAAAAEDCASVTGAGRDAAGGGAAPPRPGHPVGTGDGDGTGAAGRAAGETAGAPRPGTQWVLVVRPPRPGETLQALGSRGQRPVERLYRAAVRRGDLYVIDPRTGTGGVLPPRAVAVAADAGGGAGPGSGGAGRERILWLAGVRTAAACRVLPDEEAVLCLEVTARPPREPGGDAAAAGSAGGAACRRGHEEGDRRSGPARHP, from the coding sequence ATGGACGAACCGGGAAACCTGGAGGCCGAGGTGGAGGCCTTCGCGCGGCAGCACCGCCTGCTGCGGCCCGGCCACCGGGTCCTGGTGGCGGTGTCCGGCGGCCGCGACTCCACGGTGTTGCTGGACCTGCTCCACCGCCTGCAGGAGCGGCTCGGTCTCGCCGCCCTGGGCGTCGCCCACGTGGACCACGGCCTGCGGCCTGGTTCCGCCGACGACGCCCGCTGGGTGGCGGAACAGGCGGCGGCCCGTGGGCTGCCTTTCCTGCTGCGCCGGGTTTGCGTCGAACGGGGCCGTCGCTCCCTGGAAGACGCCGCCCGGGCCGCCCGTTACCGTGCCCTGAGGGAGATGGCGGGCGAGTTCGGCGCCCACCGGGTCGCCCTGGCCCACCACGCCGGCGACCAGGCGGAGACGGTGCTGATGCGGCTGGTGGCCGGAGCCGGCGTGCGGGGCCTCGCGGGCATGCGGCCACGGCGCGGCCCGTTCGTCCGGCCGCTGCTGGCGGTGACGCCCGCCCGGCTGGCCGCCTACGCCGCTGCCCGCGGCTTGACCTGGCGGGACGACCCCACCAACCGCGACCTGCGCATCCTCCGCAACCGCGTCCGCCACCGGTTGCTGCCCCTGCTGGAGGCCGAGTTCAACCTGCGGACCGTGGAAACCCTGGCCCGGGTGGCCACGTTGCTGGCCGCGGAGGCGGACCTCCTGGACCGGCGCACCCGGCGGCTGGAGGCGCGGCTCGGAACGGCGGTGGTTCCTGCGGTGCCGGTGGACGGGCAGGCCGCAGGGGCGGGGGCCACGACGGCCGGGGGCGGGACGGTGGCGGCCTGGGCGTGCCGCGTGGCCGACCTGGCCCGGCTGGCGGTGGCGGACCAGCGCCGGCTGTTGCAGGCCGCCTTCTTCCGCCGGGCGGGACGGCCCCTGCCTTGGGCGCGGTGTGAAGCGGTACGGACCCTGGTCCGGCAGGCGGCGCTGGGGGGTACCGGGGGGCGGGTGGACCTGCCGGGCGGGTGGCGCGCCCGCTGCGACGGAGCGTGGCTCTGGCTGGAGCCGGCGGAAGGCGCGGCGGGGCGGCCGCGGCGCCTGCGGCGGCAAGCCCCGGTGGGGGCGACCCGGCGAGGCACATCGCCGGCAGGGGCGACCGCCCCCGGCGAGCCTGGGACCTGCCGGGAGGAACCGGCCCCGTTGGTTCTCCCCGTGCCCGGCGCCGTGCCCCTGGGGTGTGGCCTCTGGCTGCGGGCGCGGTGGCTGCACGGGACAGCCGCCCGGCAGGCGGCGGCCGCCCTGGACGAAGCCCGGACCCCGTCGCCGGTGTCGCCCACCCGGATCCCCGGGCGGGACGACCCCCGGGTCGGCGCTCGCTTCGCGTTTCGTGCCCTGATCGGGCAGCGGGCTCTGGATGAGGCGGCCGCGGCGGAGGACTGCGCGTCCGTCACGGGGGCGGGTCGTGACGCCGCCGGCGGCGGCGCCGCACCCCCGCGACCAGGCCACCCTGTCGGGACCGGTGACGGTGACGGGACGGGGGCGGCGGGACGGGCTGCGGGGGAAACCGCCGGCGCCCCACGGCCCGGGACGCAGTGGGTGCTGGTGGTGCGACCGCCCCGCCCGGGGGAAACCCTGCAAGCCCTGGGTAGCCGGGGGCAGCGGCCGGTGGAGCGGCTCTACCGGGCGGCGGTGCGCCGCGGTGACCTGTACGTGATCGACCCCCGTACCGGCACGGGCGGGGTGCTGCCACCCCGCGCGGTGGCCGTTGCGGCGGACGCCGGCGGGGGCGCAGGCCCGGGGAGCGGCGGGGCCGGTCGGGAGCGCATCCTGTGGCTGGCCGGTGTGCGGACGGCCGCGGCCTGCCGTGTTCTTCCGGACGAGGAGGCCGTGCTGTGCCTGGAGGTGACGGCCCGGCCACCCCGGGAGCCGGGCGGCGACGCCGCGGCAGCCGGTTCCGCCGGGGGGGCGGCCTGCCGCCGGGGGCATGAGGAAGGCGACCGCCGGTCGGGGCCGGCCCGTCACCCGTAA
- the ftsH gene encoding ATP-dependent zinc metalloprotease FtsH, with amino-acid sequence MKPNRMLKNLLFYVILLFFVIAIVQRLSPETTEIKHLPTGEFLEKIEQGQVESVVYDEDRRQVTGRLKDGTRFRANVPDLNLDTIRQWRAAGVQVDTHPVEEQPWWTSLLTTLLPMVLVIAVFLFILQQTQGTGSRVMQFGKSRARLHQPDEKRRITFEDVAGYEEVKEELKEIVDYLKNPRRYIELGARIPKGVLLYGPPGTGKTHMARAVAGEAGVPFYYISGSDFVEMFVGVGASRVRDLFEQAKRNAPAIVFIDEIDAVGRQRGAGYGGGHDEREQTLNQLLVEMDGFGTNEGIIVMAATNRPDVLDPALLRPGRFDRQIVIDRPDLVAREAILKVHTRSKPLAPDVDLGLLARRTPGFTGADLENLVNEAALLAARRRKKQIDMQDLEDAIDRIVAGGPERKTRVMSEKEKQRVAYHEAGHALVAKLLPNTDPVHKISIIPRGGALGYVMQLPTEDRYLITRQEILDRVTMALAGRAAEELVFGEVSTGAQDDLEKSTKMVRRMITEFGMSDELGPMTFGHKMDAPFLGRDLIRERNYSEEVAAAIDRGISEVINDCYERALRLLREHRDKLERIAKTLLEKETIEADELDALLQQAGDEPAAEAGEKAS; translated from the coding sequence ATGAAGCCGAACCGCATGCTGAAGAACCTGCTGTTCTACGTCATCCTGCTCTTCTTCGTCATCGCCATCGTCCAGCGCTTGAGCCCGGAGACCACCGAAATCAAGCACCTCCCCACGGGCGAATTCCTGGAGAAGATCGAGCAGGGTCAGGTGGAGAGCGTCGTCTACGACGAGGACCGGCGGCAGGTCACCGGCCGCCTGAAGGACGGCACGCGCTTCCGCGCCAACGTGCCGGACCTCAACCTCGATACCATCCGCCAGTGGCGGGCCGCCGGGGTGCAGGTCGACACCCACCCGGTGGAGGAACAGCCGTGGTGGACGAGCCTTCTGACCACCCTCCTGCCCATGGTCCTGGTGATCGCCGTGTTCCTGTTCATCCTGCAGCAGACGCAGGGGACGGGCAGCCGGGTGATGCAGTTCGGCAAGAGCCGCGCCCGCTTGCACCAGCCCGACGAGAAACGGCGGATCACCTTCGAGGACGTGGCGGGGTACGAAGAGGTCAAGGAAGAGCTCAAGGAGATCGTCGACTACCTGAAGAACCCGCGCCGCTACATCGAGCTGGGCGCGCGGATCCCCAAGGGCGTGCTGCTCTACGGCCCTCCTGGCACGGGCAAGACCCACATGGCCCGGGCGGTGGCGGGCGAAGCGGGCGTGCCCTTCTATTACATCAGCGGTTCCGACTTCGTCGAGATGTTCGTGGGGGTCGGCGCGTCGCGGGTGCGGGACCTGTTCGAGCAGGCCAAGCGCAACGCGCCGGCCATCGTCTTCATCGACGAGATCGACGCCGTGGGCCGGCAGCGCGGCGCGGGCTACGGCGGCGGCCACGACGAGCGGGAGCAGACGTTGAACCAGCTGCTGGTGGAGATGGACGGGTTCGGCACCAACGAGGGCATCATCGTCATGGCCGCCACCAACCGGCCCGACGTGCTGGACCCGGCGCTGCTGCGGCCCGGCCGGTTCGACCGCCAGATCGTCATCGACCGGCCGGACCTGGTGGCGCGGGAGGCCATCCTCAAGGTCCACACCCGGTCCAAGCCCCTGGCGCCCGACGTGGACCTCGGCCTGCTGGCCCGGCGCACGCCCGGCTTCACCGGCGCGGACCTGGAGAACCTGGTCAACGAAGCGGCCTTGCTGGCGGCGCGGCGGCGGAAGAAGCAGATCGACATGCAGGACCTGGAGGACGCCATCGACCGCATCGTGGCCGGCGGGCCCGAGCGCAAGACGCGGGTGATGAGCGAGAAGGAGAAGCAACGGGTGGCCTACCACGAAGCCGGCCACGCCCTGGTGGCCAAGCTGCTGCCCAACACCGACCCGGTGCACAAGATCTCCATCATCCCCCGCGGCGGCGCCCTGGGTTACGTGATGCAGCTGCCCACCGAGGACCGGTACCTGATCACCCGCCAGGAGATCCTGGACCGGGTGACCATGGCGCTGGCGGGGCGGGCGGCGGAGGAGCTGGTCTTCGGCGAGGTCAGCACCGGCGCCCAGGACGATTTGGAGAAGTCGACCAAGATGGTGCGCCGGATGATCACCGAGTTCGGCATGAGCGACGAGCTCGGCCCCATGACCTTCGGCCACAAGATGGACGCGCCCTTCCTGGGCCGCGACCTGATCCGCGAGCGCAACTACAGCGAGGAAGTGGCGGCGGCCATCGACCGGGGTATCAGCGAGGTCATCAACGATTGCTACGAGCGGGCCCTGCGGCTTTTGCGGGAGCACCGCGACAAGCTGGAGCGGATCGCCAAGACCCTTTTGGAGAAGGAGACCATCGAAGCCGACGAGCTGGATGCCCTGCTGCAGCAGGCGGGGGACGAACCGGCGGCGGAGGCCGGCGAGAAGGCATCGTGA
- a CDS encoding SpoIIE family protein phosphatase, translating to MPPWGAAALLVWLAGRVQPGGLPSPLIVPLAVAALTMAPRLGWMVVAVGMAGAAGAGSLYGAAVLGTVALTVRAVQRLAARAAVRAATPRDAGGDRPAHTGGPPYATGAATWRLLDGAAAGAVLLAGALWAWPRTALGWEVDRLVGLVVTAGTVLLALPWMRQAVAVGVALLPPLPGGAAWLQSGPPVVSAVQGRRALGLLAVLATGGLDGVRIAGADAALALRGLAVLLAAHVGGAPAGALAGTAAGLLGMLGGQGSLWGLAWLALAGAAAGLLQRYGRTPAVAGFVLATAVVAGSLPAPAEVARLVSGAVAALAVYGGLVATGFPRRLAERMETVWPAVGRGSGAGWELGAGWELVPGGSEGEPAPAAGPPASGAGWLGGIPERAGPAGRCGGGLGAAGVTGRAAAAPGSAGGPSGGAGSTASAGGPRPEATGVAPASPSPWPSLLADLARLVEPDPRAWDPREQVGELINDVARHHCLRCPMARTCWQAEFSATYQAFFDILATHERGQGFRPEAVPVPLRARCPRLPAISQSLAEGLEVLRVETRWQRRLDRHHRLVARQLRELAELAACPAARPATPRRPGWRYGMRVGVARTPKDGRWISGDGYLCRAFGDGGRMVLAISDGMGSGKRAAHESRLALQLLERMLDAGLAAGPAVRLLNTTLALRDRETYTTVDLATVDLERGRVEFVKIGAAPSFVRRAREVQVVAHAAPPAGYLEGGDVHAGGGVLEPGDLVVLVSDGVLTAFGDVEAGTAWIRGYLAGLEEDEPRRVAAHIVKEALRRAGDRAPDDMTVVIGKLLPRAQLAPVARAGTGAGGRR from the coding sequence GTGCCGCCCTGGGGCGCGGCCGCCCTGCTGGTCTGGCTCGCCGGTCGGGTCCAGCCGGGTGGGCTGCCGTCGCCGTTGATCGTGCCCCTGGCGGTCGCCGCCCTGACCATGGCGCCCCGCCTGGGGTGGATGGTGGTGGCGGTGGGCATGGCAGGCGCTGCCGGAGCCGGGTCCCTCTACGGTGCCGCCGTGCTCGGCACGGTGGCGCTGACGGTTCGTGCGGTACAGCGGCTCGCGGCCCGGGCAGCCGTCCGGGCCGCGACCCCGCGGGACGCAGGCGGAGACCGGCCGGCGCATACCGGGGGCCCTCCGTACGCCACCGGCGCGGCCACCTGGCGGCTCCTCGACGGTGCCGCGGCAGGTGCCGTCCTGCTGGCCGGGGCATTGTGGGCGTGGCCCCGTACGGCCCTGGGCTGGGAGGTCGACCGGCTGGTGGGCCTGGTGGTGACGGCCGGGACGGTCCTGCTGGCCCTGCCGTGGATGCGCCAGGCGGTGGCGGTGGGCGTCGCCCTGTTGCCGCCGCTGCCGGGTGGGGCCGCCTGGCTGCAGTCGGGACCGCCGGTGGTCAGCGCCGTGCAGGGACGCCGCGCCCTGGGGCTCCTGGCCGTGCTGGCGACCGGCGGGCTCGACGGCGTCCGCATTGCCGGGGCCGACGCCGCCCTGGCCCTGCGGGGTCTCGCCGTGCTGCTGGCCGCCCACGTGGGCGGTGCGCCGGCGGGGGCGCTGGCCGGCACCGCCGCGGGCCTGCTGGGCATGCTGGGCGGGCAGGGCTCGCTATGGGGCCTGGCGTGGCTGGCCCTGGCAGGTGCGGCCGCGGGTCTGCTGCAGCGGTACGGCCGCACGCCGGCAGTGGCCGGGTTCGTCTTGGCCACGGCCGTGGTCGCCGGATCCTTACCGGCACCCGCCGAGGTCGCCCGGCTGGTCTCGGGGGCGGTGGCCGCTCTGGCGGTGTACGGGGGACTGGTCGCCACCGGCTTTCCCCGCCGCCTGGCGGAGCGCATGGAGACCGTGTGGCCGGCGGTGGGGCGGGGTTCCGGTGCGGGATGGGAACTAGGTGCGGGATGGGAGCTCGTGCCCGGCGGCTCCGAAGGGGAGCCTGCCCCGGCCGCAGGACCCCCCGCTTCGGGGGCGGGTTGGCTGGGGGGTATCCCGGAGAGGGCCGGACCTGCAGGCCGCTGCGGCGGCGGCCTCGGGGCAGCGGGCGTCACGGGTCGGGCGGCCGCCGCCCCGGGGAGTGCCGGCGGTCCCAGCGGAGGTGCCGGGTCCACCGCGTCGGCCGGCGGCCCCCGGCCGGAGGCGACGGGCGTTGCTCCGGCATCGCCATCCCCGTGGCCTTCGCTCCTTGCCGACCTGGCCCGGCTGGTGGAACCGGATCCCCGCGCCTGGGACCCCCGCGAGCAGGTGGGGGAGCTCATCAACGACGTGGCCCGGCACCACTGCTTGCGCTGCCCCATGGCCCGGACCTGCTGGCAGGCCGAGTTCTCCGCCACGTACCAGGCCTTCTTCGACATCCTGGCGACCCACGAGCGGGGTCAGGGCTTCCGTCCCGAGGCGGTGCCCGTGCCCCTCCGCGCCCGCTGCCCGCGGCTCCCCGCCATCAGCCAGTCCCTGGCCGAGGGCCTGGAGGTCCTGCGGGTCGAGACGCGGTGGCAGCGGCGGCTGGACCGGCACCACCGTCTGGTGGCCCGGCAACTACGGGAGCTGGCCGAGCTGGCGGCGTGTCCGGCGGCCCGTCCCGCCACGCCGCGCCGTCCCGGCTGGCGGTACGGGATGCGGGTGGGCGTGGCCCGGACGCCCAAGGACGGGCGCTGGATCTCCGGCGACGGTTACCTGTGCAGGGCCTTCGGGGACGGCGGCCGCATGGTCCTGGCCATCAGCGACGGGATGGGGTCGGGCAAACGCGCAGCCCACGAGTCCCGGCTTGCCCTGCAACTCCTGGAGCGGATGCTGGACGCCGGCCTCGCCGCCGGACCCGCCGTGCGACTGCTCAACACCACCCTGGCCCTGCGGGACCGCGAGACCTATACCACGGTGGACCTGGCCACCGTGGACCTGGAGCGGGGCCGGGTCGAGTTCGTCAAGATCGGCGCCGCGCCCAGCTTCGTCCGCCGCGCCCGGGAGGTGCAGGTGGTGGCCCACGCGGCGCCGCCGGCGGGTTACCTGGAGGGCGGTGACGTTCACGCCGGCGGCGGGGTCCTGGAACCCGGCGACCTGGTGGTGCTGGTGTCCGACGGCGTCCTCACGGCCTTCGGTGACGTCGAGGCCGGCACCGCCTGGATCCGCGGGTACCTGGCGGGCCTGGAGGAGGACGAACCGCGCCGCGTGGCGGCGCACATCGTCAAGGAGGCCCTGCGCCGCGCCGGCGACCGGGCGCCCGACGACATGACCGTGGTGATCGGCAAACTCTTACCGCGGGCCCAGCTGGCACCGGTCGCCCGTGCCGGGACCGGCGCCGGCGGCCGGCGGTAG